In Zingiber officinale cultivar Zhangliang chromosome 1A, Zo_v1.1, whole genome shotgun sequence, the DNA window CGTCGATCCGCTCACCATCGTTTCCACCAATGAGCATCAGAAGTGACTAATCGAACGGACAGGAAACAAATTAGTCTCGTCCCACGGATCGCCTTCCATCCAACAGTCCAGTGCGTTCGTCGTTATATATGCAAACCGATGCAGACCATCCGACACGCGTTCCGCATCCTTGTCCCAAATCGATTACAACTCAGAATCAGATCGATTATGTCGGGCCGCGGGAAGGGAGGCAAAGGGTTGGGAAAGGGCGGCGCCAAGCGCCACCGCAAGGTCCTCCGCGATAACATCCAGGGCATCACCAAGCCGGCCATCCGCCGCCTGGCGAGGAGGGGTGGCGTCAAGCGCATCTCCGGCCTCATCTACGAGGAGACCCGCGGTGTCCTTAAGATTTTTCTCGAGAACGTCATCCGTGACGCCGTCACCTATACTGAGCATGCCCGCCGCAAAACTGTCACTGCCATGGATGTCGTCTACGCCCTCAAGCGCCAAGGCCGCACTCTCTACGGCTTCGGCGGCTAAACGTCAATATGGCACAAAGGTAGTGCTTGATAGAATTGTAATCACAATCTATCAGTGTTAGATACAAAATATTGAATATTGCCGTTGCTGAACTTCATCACATTGCCTCCTGTGGAAATCCAAGCATTTGTGTCACCTTATCCCATCCGGCATTTTCGTCCAACGCAGGTTCATGATGCAGATGCACCCCTACACCCCTACTGCGTTCAAGCGGCGACCATAGGGTTACGAATTGGAGGTGGCAatgtattttcttttcttttatttttttggtaATGCATGTATCAGTTCATCGTATTAATCGGGGATGTGATTGATCCGGTCTCAAAATAAAGTTTCTTATGGACTATTATGTAAACTGCAGATGAGTTTAAGTGGATATTTTATGTGTGGGGTTCACATTCTCATTGCTTAAGTCATATATGTTAGTTATTATTTCAAAAGTTAATAGTTGTTTgtgatttattttctttgtattgaTTTTAGAATGAATTGATAGGGTGTTGGGGGTGAGTATATTTATCTCTTGTCATCATGTTTAGATGTGGGAAGAGTTTCATTAATGGGATGGGAAGGAaggataatttttttatattctaaATCATGGATAAGAAAATAAGAGATAAGGAAGGATAAAATTTTCTTGTCTctcttatttcctttttttttctcatttttaaccAAAATTAAGTCTCTTTGGGATGGGTTATTGATTAGTGTATTAGTTATTGTCAACTTAAAATTTAGGAtttgaatttaaatatttttttcgttggtcattatttttaaaattagtagttatttatgatttattttttttatgttaacTTTGGAATCAGTGGAGGTATTAGGAGGAGCATAGTTATCtttataaacaaaattaaaagttattttatttacTTATTCTTCTTTTATCTTCTCTCAAAAGTCTGTAAAATGCTTGTCTCACTTTTGTGTGTTTGTTTGGGGATGGATTAGAGGCATTAAGGAGGAACGAATTGTCTTTTGTTAATATATAAGAAACTTGTCTCactttttgttattattttgatctaataGTAAGTCATCAAACAATGAAGGAATTGATGTGTGTTTTTCAAAGATCGTGATGAGAGCATGGTAGATGAATCTGGATCGATCATTTTGATTTTTAAGCAAAGATTTACTTGAGATATAAAAGGGCATCTTTAATTGGATCGGTAAGAATTTTAAATTAGCTTTTTTTATAATTCCAATATGcacattaataattaataatatgaaagtttattaaaatatttttaataattaaatctttaaataattttttaaaaatcaaatttatagCATGAGTAATGATTTTATACATATTATATTAATgttaagataaaagaataagtttaaatttttattactaCTCTTCAACTACAAatcttatttttataattatttaagattttttatttaactttttataatttataaaccaaTGTAAAATGTTTTAACAAATGATTTATAGAGTTGAAAAGAGTAGATTCTTCTGCACTTATTTTCTCTAGAGTTCATATAATTGTTAGAATATCTACTTAAGTATTTATATAGTTGTTGGAAGAATATTTTTCATGTGATAtattttccttcattttttttttatgagttaGTAAAATGATCAAATTCGACATATGTTAGTTGTCTCTTTATTTACTAAACATCATATATTTAAAAGAGGATATTCTATCTTTTTATTCATTTTCCATGCATTTTGGAATATTTTTAGTCATTGTTAATATCTTTTTAGAAAAAACGACCTCATTAATGAGGTGGTTATATTGTCTCTTTATTCACATGCTCTCGTGTTTTCAACGGACTCATGTAAGATGTGAGCCTAattcaaggatgaagaaatgaGGCCAATGTTGAGTGACCTTGAGGACAGACAAAGTCGAGGTCGAAACAAGTAGGATATTGTATTAGATCGTTAAGAcgttaggggggggggggggggggggggagagttGAAtaatgttttttgtttttttttttcccaaaagTCAAGAGTACGTTGCggataaaaagataaaaaaaaaaagaaactagaaagaaagAGACAAGTACGCTCTAACACAATTATTTGTTTACTTGATTCGGAACCTTTGACGATTCCTATTCTAAAGTCCGCACTGGTTGAGTGTTTTGTTAGACAATTCACTAATAGTTCGAAATGTTACAAAATTGAAGTACAAGATCTATAAGAAAATGTTACCGACAATAGAGAAAATGAATAGAACTTGATCGTCGGTTGTCGGAGGGGTGTTACAGCGTCGTAGGAGCTTTTTCAAAGCAGCGCATAGGAATGAAAAGTAGTAACACTTGATGTTCTGAAGCTGTTGGTCTAAGCCTGTTTTTATAGCCCcattcgggcgcctggatcccctccatGGCACTTGGACTTGTGCTGATGTGGCGAGCTCTTGTCGAAACTTCATCtgcgaagtttatccacctctgggTGTCTAGACTGTTGACATGGATTAGGTCAGTCGTCGCCCTTCAACTTAGCTTCTGGATGAATTTTctggtctgggtgcctggatcAACTCCGGGTGCTTGGACTGCCCGGGTGCTTGGACCAGCTTCGGATGTCCGGACCGCTCGGGTGCCCCAACCGCCCAAGTGCCTTGCTAGGCACCCGCCCGGTGAAgcgggtccaggcgcctggatcaacTTCGAGCGATCGGAGTTCGGGCACCCAAATCCCTTCCGGATGCCCGTAGCAATCTTTTTCAGCTTTCTCTTTCATGTAAAAAAGAGTTAGTTCAGACAaccaaaatatatttatcctgcaaaacaaagttagcacaataaggtagtagtagtaattagatctcgTCTCTTTGAGATTAGGATATAGTCAAGGTTtaagcttaggtttcccaaatggacctaaactggaccgacgtct includes these proteins:
- the LOC122019831 gene encoding histone H4, coding for MSGRGKGGKGLGKGGAKRHRKVLRDNIQGITKPAIRRLARRGGVKRISGLIYEETRGVLKIFLENVIRDAVTYTEHARRKTVTAMDVVYALKRQGRTLYGFGG